The following coding sequences are from one Leptospira mayottensis 200901116 window:
- the recD gene encoding exodeoxyribonuclease V subunit alpha: MEESFSPFIEKLKSDILGLDESGIKKKGLEKFSDSDCLLEILNSIWSSMEEGSLCVPVKKEWKNVLKLKPPGLVVDKFENKEWVYFEKTHQSKTDLENLLKERIQNNVPPKVDQYRAEKILKNLESKSFSLKETQVKAIFSCLNSSFHIVSGGPGTGKTTVVAFLLEILNQLGQLPSPEEIALVAPTGRAAQRLTESIQENLKKISETEESNFLRGQTVHGLLSYKSSLGGFYYNRERYLPHRLIIVDEVSMVDLNLMLSLWNAIPRNTKKNDGKIPFRFILIGDPHQLPSVEKGAVLSDFLSVLESKKANFVSRLKESNRQKSKGNVSKIVILAEEILRYSPENLNLGTKIDDSFPKTTMIGENLRYESEVVWLQNSANKISDHLSRDELVEKLWTGILQPRISKIGTWKIKNSFDLNEPNFVLKFQEELKKFRCLTVFRNGYWGVEAIQTKIMNLATQDLFHRKGQNPDFFTKRLSKRLYFIGLPILITQNDKNRKLFNGDIGIVLRIESTGELRAVFPIEGKLLPFALDTLPKHEPAFVMSIHKSQGSEYDTILIYIPDHPESQEKERSHRLLNRQILYTGITRAKNQVILAGNPKTWEIGIANSQKRNTGFKI; the protein is encoded by the coding sequence ATGGAAGAGTCGTTCTCCCCTTTTATCGAAAAACTCAAATCGGATATTTTAGGCCTGGACGAATCCGGGATCAAAAAAAAAGGTCTCGAAAAATTTTCGGACTCGGATTGTTTATTAGAAATTCTGAATTCGATTTGGAGTTCCATGGAAGAGGGAAGTTTATGCGTTCCCGTAAAAAAGGAATGGAAGAACGTTTTAAAATTAAAACCTCCCGGTCTAGTCGTGGACAAATTCGAAAACAAGGAATGGGTTTACTTCGAAAAAACACATCAATCTAAAACCGATCTGGAAAATCTCCTAAAGGAAAGGATTCAAAACAACGTTCCACCGAAAGTCGACCAATACCGTGCCGAGAAAATTCTTAAAAATCTGGAATCAAAAAGTTTTTCATTAAAAGAAACGCAGGTAAAGGCGATCTTTTCCTGTCTCAATTCCTCTTTTCACATCGTCAGCGGAGGTCCGGGAACCGGAAAAACGACTGTCGTCGCATTTCTGTTAGAAATTTTGAATCAACTCGGACAACTTCCTTCTCCCGAAGAAATCGCGCTCGTAGCGCCTACGGGAAGAGCTGCACAGAGATTAACAGAATCGATTCAGGAAAACCTAAAAAAAATCTCCGAAACAGAAGAATCCAATTTCTTACGGGGGCAAACAGTTCACGGACTTCTTTCCTACAAATCGTCGTTAGGCGGATTTTATTACAATCGTGAAAGATATCTTCCGCATCGACTGATCATTGTGGACGAAGTTTCGATGGTCGATTTAAATCTGATGCTTTCCTTATGGAACGCAATCCCTCGCAATACTAAAAAAAACGATGGAAAAATTCCGTTCCGATTTATACTGATCGGAGATCCTCATCAACTTCCTTCTGTGGAAAAGGGCGCGGTGTTAAGCGACTTTTTATCCGTATTAGAATCGAAAAAAGCGAACTTCGTTTCCAGACTCAAGGAAAGCAATCGTCAGAAATCGAAGGGTAACGTTTCAAAGATCGTTATTCTTGCGGAAGAGATTCTCAGATATTCCCCCGAAAACCTAAATCTCGGAACAAAGATCGACGACTCTTTTCCGAAAACGACAATGATCGGAGAAAATTTGAGATATGAAAGCGAAGTCGTATGGTTGCAAAATTCCGCAAATAAGATTTCGGATCACTTATCAAGAGACGAACTAGTTGAAAAACTTTGGACCGGAATTCTTCAACCCAGGATTTCCAAAATCGGGACCTGGAAGATCAAGAATTCTTTCGATTTAAATGAGCCCAATTTCGTTTTAAAATTTCAGGAGGAGCTGAAAAAATTCCGCTGCCTTACCGTTTTTAGAAACGGTTATTGGGGAGTGGAAGCGATTCAAACGAAAATTATGAATCTGGCCACGCAGGATCTTTTCCATAGAAAAGGCCAAAACCCGGATTTTTTCACAAAACGCCTTTCCAAACGTCTTTATTTTATAGGACTTCCCATCTTAATCACACAGAACGATAAAAACAGAAAACTTTTCAACGGCGACATCGGAATCGTTTTAAGAATAGAATCGACCGGAGAGCTCAGAGCAGTTTTTCCGATCGAAGGGAAATTATTGCCCTTTGCGTTAGACACTCTTCCAAAACACGAACCGGCATTCGTGATGAGCATTCACAAAAGCCAGGGATCAGAATATGATACAATTCTAATTTATATTCCGGATCATCCTGAATCTCAGGAAAAAGAACGCTCTCATAGACTTCTCAACCGTCAGATTTTATACACTGGAATCACAAGAGCCAAAAACCAAGTGATTCTTGCGGGCAACCCGAAGACCTGGGAAATCGGAATCGCCAATTCTCAGAAGAGAAACACCGGTTTTAAAATTTAG
- a CDS encoding exodeoxyribonuclease V subunit gamma produces MSITHITSLSLEDMAVELSGNILEERKNFPLHSPVIVVPSTNMKLWLNLNLSRFSGLSANLRFLYLEKALEEYFHLRANLDYDPFQRAFPSREATQRKILTFLIENANSKETIFLRSFLENITRAFSLSARLTSLYKDYELNRSSWIQSWAKEKGIDIPMISRRPSPFPQEDEYYHFQKVLYQKVFLNSKEPNTLVQFFLKEIQKDKTHSPRNFPSLHLFCLSNLADTYLGILESLSQKDKLPIYLYQFHTGYVSNANNFLGPERWSNPQSHIASRTTSIPGVIFKNLESSHTYPKKLSTLRNTLKGNQNRDNPQDLSQDASVRFWNAPSPYREIESVANDILYKMNQDHQSTYLDFAILVTDMRVYRPAVEWVFDGGILLQTKADADPIRKKIPYSLTDIKANEASLLYRGLMNFWKICSGNSIDKSSLLKLLRNPLLHSNIRSDSESLSILEKLIETSGVQYEESGREKDSFQISNGLKRIRLSSILSQEFAWTKYKIAPISLESDENSFHLTNFWETVLKAKNDILSFSEGKTILWTFDYLKIVRTSLEELFEFPGKYEQEGKLFQNWLESLFEWEGIQLQSKEEGIALLKFITEQIFDQIPYRKGAYLTGGVTISLLQPMRPLPFKHIYILGLGEGKFPGSNDRSQLNLRKDFREEWDISRREIQESLLWETIHSAKESLTLSYVGKNLQEDKTFEPCSHLFEIMESLQVKEAVKLPLHSYSIKYKHTPEELKQGLVSYDFGRIWVNGNRNDYTILDRFQNPKELAKTSSTPPLSGIDIKELSQFLSDPLDTYLKRKLGMYLEEEESRDHEKEIFDLDAIAETSILRKMHALMVPDLVSKEPWSWDREKILRVISPILEMERSSAKFPRSVFGKIQETDLVRYLVTTSRNLSEWKPIFQGGMYYPYLSLGDTGLPDSVCKKMPELKVPLESGHFSIKGEWEHVIEKDGNLYWLFSKSLEEKPSEDYLGYKDYWRTMSFPFLTGVAFASSNENFKIYSFKPRPSEEPKKKNSLLLEYNIESPSIGIKYLAKILMEYMKEEPVFFPRKAFLNYYLKNIQGNSKNKTLDDVFDDENAWIRFLKEELNEVKSGLSSLVKLYPKTPNLILKSQIQWAKNFYKPFLDWKKELI; encoded by the coding sequence TTGTCAATCACTCACATCACAAGTCTATCGCTCGAAGACATGGCCGTCGAACTCTCTGGAAATATCCTCGAAGAAAGAAAAAATTTTCCTTTGCATTCGCCCGTAATCGTAGTCCCAAGCACGAACATGAAACTTTGGTTGAACTTGAATCTTTCTCGATTTTCTGGACTTTCCGCAAATCTTAGATTCCTTTATCTTGAAAAAGCCCTTGAAGAATACTTTCACCTCAGAGCGAACCTGGACTACGATCCGTTCCAACGCGCGTTCCCAAGCCGGGAGGCAACTCAAAGAAAAATTCTCACCTTTCTGATCGAAAACGCAAATTCGAAAGAGACAATATTTTTACGCTCATTCCTGGAAAATATCACGCGAGCTTTTTCTTTGAGCGCAAGGTTGACTTCGCTTTATAAAGATTACGAATTAAACCGATCCTCTTGGATTCAAAGTTGGGCAAAGGAAAAGGGAATCGACATTCCTATGATCTCCCGCCGACCATCTCCGTTCCCCCAAGAAGACGAGTACTACCATTTTCAAAAAGTATTGTACCAAAAAGTTTTTTTGAATTCCAAAGAACCAAATACACTCGTCCAATTTTTCCTCAAAGAAATACAGAAAGACAAAACGCATTCCCCTCGTAATTTTCCTTCCCTGCATCTTTTTTGTTTGTCCAACCTCGCAGACACGTATCTCGGAATTTTAGAATCCCTTTCTCAAAAAGATAAACTTCCGATCTATCTGTATCAATTTCATACGGGCTACGTTTCAAACGCGAATAACTTTCTCGGACCGGAAAGATGGTCCAATCCCCAGTCTCATATCGCTTCAAGAACCACTTCCATTCCCGGAGTCATTTTTAAAAATTTGGAAAGTTCTCATACGTATCCGAAAAAGCTCTCAACCCTTCGAAACACTCTGAAAGGGAATCAAAACAGAGATAACCCTCAAGATCTTTCGCAAGACGCTTCGGTTCGATTCTGGAACGCTCCTTCTCCGTACCGGGAAATAGAATCGGTGGCAAACGATATTCTCTATAAAATGAATCAGGATCATCAATCGACTTATTTAGATTTTGCGATTCTCGTTACGGATATGCGTGTCTATCGTCCGGCCGTCGAATGGGTGTTTGACGGCGGAATTCTTTTACAAACTAAAGCAGATGCGGACCCGATTCGAAAAAAAATTCCTTATTCTTTGACAGATATTAAGGCGAACGAAGCTTCTTTACTTTATCGAGGTTTGATGAACTTTTGGAAAATCTGCTCCGGGAACTCCATCGACAAAAGTAGCCTACTCAAACTTCTTCGAAACCCTCTCTTACACAGCAATATTCGGAGTGATTCGGAAAGTTTATCAATTCTTGAAAAACTGATCGAAACATCGGGAGTTCAATACGAAGAATCCGGAAGAGAGAAAGATTCATTCCAAATTTCTAATGGACTTAAAAGAATACGACTTTCTTCCATCTTATCCCAGGAATTCGCTTGGACGAAATACAAGATCGCTCCGATCTCTCTCGAATCGGACGAGAATTCTTTCCACCTCACTAATTTTTGGGAAACCGTCCTCAAAGCGAAAAACGACATTCTTTCTTTCTCCGAAGGGAAAACAATCCTTTGGACCTTCGATTATCTCAAGATCGTTCGAACTTCTTTGGAGGAACTTTTCGAATTTCCAGGAAAATACGAACAAGAAGGAAAGCTCTTTCAAAATTGGTTGGAATCTCTTTTTGAGTGGGAGGGAATTCAATTACAAAGTAAAGAGGAAGGAATCGCTCTTCTGAAATTTATTACGGAACAGATCTTCGATCAGATACCGTATCGTAAGGGAGCGTATCTCACGGGAGGAGTTACGATTTCGCTCCTACAACCCATGCGTCCGCTTCCTTTCAAACACATTTATATCCTAGGTTTAGGAGAAGGAAAATTTCCCGGCTCCAACGACCGCTCCCAACTAAATCTTAGGAAAGACTTCCGGGAAGAATGGGATATCTCTCGTAGAGAAATTCAAGAATCCCTTTTATGGGAAACCATTCACTCGGCAAAAGAATCCCTCACATTGAGCTATGTCGGAAAAAATCTTCAGGAAGATAAAACCTTCGAACCTTGTTCTCATCTTTTCGAAATCATGGAATCTCTGCAAGTCAAGGAAGCAGTCAAACTCCCACTACATTCGTATAGTATAAAATACAAACATACTCCCGAAGAATTAAAACAAGGTCTCGTAAGCTACGACTTTGGGAGGATATGGGTAAATGGAAATCGAAACGATTATACTATCCTCGATCGTTTCCAAAACCCGAAGGAACTTGCCAAAACGAGTTCAACACCTCCTCTATCTGGAATCGACATAAAGGAACTCTCTCAATTCTTAAGCGACCCCCTGGATACTTATCTTAAAAGAAAACTCGGGATGTATCTTGAGGAAGAGGAAAGTCGTGACCACGAAAAAGAAATCTTCGACCTGGATGCAATCGCGGAAACTTCCATATTAAGAAAAATGCATGCTTTAATGGTGCCAGACTTGGTTTCCAAAGAGCCTTGGAGTTGGGACCGGGAAAAAATCCTCCGAGTAATTTCTCCGATTTTGGAAATGGAAAGGTCTTCAGCAAAATTTCCAAGGTCCGTATTCGGGAAGATTCAAGAAACGGATCTCGTTCGATATCTCGTAACAACAAGTAGAAACCTTTCCGAATGGAAGCCTATCTTTCAAGGTGGAATGTATTATCCGTACCTGAGTTTAGGAGATACTGGCCTACCGGATTCGGTCTGTAAAAAAATGCCGGAACTCAAAGTCCCTCTAGAATCCGGTCACTTTTCCATCAAAGGAGAATGGGAACACGTCATCGAAAAAGACGGGAACTTATACTGGCTATTTTCGAAGAGTTTGGAAGAAAAACCTAGCGAGGATTATCTTGGTTACAAGGATTATTGGAGAACGATGAGTTTTCCTTTTTTAACCGGAGTTGCCTTCGCCTCTTCAAACGAAAATTTTAAGATCTATTCCTTTAAACCCCGTCCTTCCGAAGAACCCAAAAAGAAAAACTCTCTCCTTCTCGAATATAATATCGAAAGTCCGTCTATCGGAATCAAATACCTTGCAAAAATTCTAATGGAATATATGAAAGAAGAACCTGTCTTTTTTCCTCGAAAAGCCTTCCTCAATTATTACCTAAAAAATATCCAAGGCAACTCCAAAAACAAAACACTGGACGATGTGTTCGACGATGAAAACGCGTGGATTCGTTTCCTGAAGGAGGAATTAAACGAAGTTAAGAGCGGATTGTCCTCTTTAGTTAAACTCTATCCCAAAACTCCGAACTTGATCCTAAAATCCCAAATCCAATGGGCTAAAAATTTCTATAAGCCCTTCTTAGATTGGAAGAAGGAACTCATATGA
- a CDS encoding ABC transporter ATP-binding protein produces MKPKTKSPIVSVNNLSKFYANGFQALKNVSLEIRDGEIIALLGPNGAGKTTLISIICGIVNPSEGSVRVSGKDILKDFRFTRSQIGLVPQELSVHAFESVWATVNFTRGLYGKPPNTDYIEQLLKSLSLWEKKDHMILTLSGGMKRRVLIAKALAHEPRILFLDEPTAGVDVELRKDMWNIVRNLRENGVTIILTTHYIEEAEEIADRIGVINNGELILVEDKKELMQKLGKKQLLIDLTQTLKKIPTTLKTKGLEIVNNGKQLLYTYDSHGKQTGISALLQDLKKAKIEFKDLNTTQSSLEEIFVQLVSQ; encoded by the coding sequence ATGAAACCGAAAACGAAGTCACCCATTGTTTCTGTAAACAATCTTTCCAAGTTCTACGCGAACGGATTTCAAGCGTTGAAAAACGTTTCTCTGGAAATACGGGACGGAGAAATCATCGCGCTTCTCGGCCCAAACGGAGCCGGTAAAACAACTCTGATTTCCATCATTTGTGGAATCGTAAATCCGAGCGAAGGTTCGGTGCGCGTTTCCGGAAAAGACATTCTCAAGGACTTTCGTTTTACGAGATCCCAGATCGGACTCGTTCCGCAGGAACTGAGTGTACACGCATTTGAATCCGTATGGGCGACCGTAAATTTTACAAGAGGATTGTACGGAAAACCGCCTAACACCGATTATATTGAACAACTTTTAAAGTCCCTTTCTCTTTGGGAAAAAAAAGACCACATGATTCTTACCCTTTCGGGTGGAATGAAACGTCGCGTTTTAATCGCCAAAGCGCTTGCGCACGAACCGAGGATTCTCTTTTTGGACGAGCCTACCGCCGGAGTGGACGTTGAACTCAGAAAGGATATGTGGAATATCGTCCGTAATCTCCGCGAAAACGGAGTAACCATTATCCTCACCACTCATTACATTGAAGAAGCCGAAGAAATCGCTGATCGAATCGGGGTGATCAACAACGGTGAATTGATCCTTGTGGAAGATAAGAAAGAACTCATGCAAAAACTCGGTAAAAAACAATTGTTAATCGATTTAACTCAAACTCTGAAAAAAATTCCGACGACTTTGAAAACGAAAGGATTGGAGATCGTAAACAACGGAAAACAACTTCTTTACACGTATGATTCTCATGGAAAACAAACTGGAATCTCCGCTCTTCTTCAAGACCTCAAAAAGGCCAAAATCGAATTCAAAGATTTGAATACGACCCAAAGTTCTTTAGAAGAAATATTTGTTCAATTGGTATCACAATGA
- a CDS encoding SDR family NAD(P)-dependent oxidoreductase, translating into MKSNYPQFAGKKVFISGGSSGIGKGLAVEFAKRGASVILSARNEKNLKTTVEELKRIGHKNAIFDFAIADVSKPEQVQKVAKKTLKILNGLDLLICNSGYAKAGKVGDLKESDFYQLMDVNFFGHVNLVRAFQDHFLKQKYGDIVLVSSMLATFSIYGYGAYSASKFAITGFAQSLRQEMMLHGVRVKVFLPPTTDTPGLKKENQDKPDLVKEIEMGSAINAVHSVEKVTNAFMNWLPKRKFLGYATWDSWLQYFLVRHFPEWTLSIADAELRSAQKRLEQKDKTQILKSK; encoded by the coding sequence ATGAAATCAAATTACCCACAATTTGCAGGTAAAAAAGTTTTTATTTCCGGAGGTTCCTCTGGAATCGGCAAAGGATTAGCCGTCGAATTCGCAAAACGTGGCGCAAGCGTGATTCTCTCGGCCAGAAATGAAAAAAACCTAAAAACGACCGTAGAGGAATTGAAAAGGATAGGCCACAAAAACGCAATTTTTGATTTTGCAATCGCGGACGTTTCCAAACCCGAACAAGTCCAAAAAGTTGCAAAAAAGACCCTAAAAATTTTAAACGGACTGGATCTTCTCATCTGTAACAGTGGTTATGCGAAAGCGGGAAAAGTCGGCGACTTAAAGGAATCGGACTTTTATCAATTGATGGACGTGAATTTTTTCGGACACGTCAACTTGGTTCGAGCCTTTCAGGATCATTTCCTAAAACAAAAGTACGGAGACATCGTACTCGTCTCTTCCATGCTTGCTACGTTTTCCATATACGGTTACGGAGCGTACTCGGCGAGTAAATTTGCGATTACTGGTTTTGCACAATCTTTGCGACAGGAAATGATGCTTCATGGAGTTCGAGTGAAAGTTTTTCTTCCTCCAACTACCGATACCCCCGGGTTGAAAAAAGAAAATCAGGATAAACCCGATCTCGTAAAGGAGATCGAAATGGGTTCGGCAATCAACGCGGTTCATTCCGTAGAAAAAGTGACGAACGCATTTATGAACTGGTTGCCTAAAAGGAAATTTTTAGGATATGCAACCTGGGATTCCTGGCTTCAATATTTTTTAGTTAGACATTTTCCAGAATGGACCTTGTCGATTGCGGATGCGGAATTGAGATCCGCACAAAAAAGACTAGAACAAAAAGACAAAACCCAAATTCTCAAAAGCAAGTAA
- a CDS encoding UvrD-helicase domain-containing protein — protein MNVRRSYEFQSSFIEASAGTGKTYTIMEIVKDLIGKYEIPLTQILILTYTEKAAGELKERLRKKLIAAELTKEARELDQVTISTIHGFCNMILQEYPVETETPSKWVLTDSKERLNSALYRLQHEEWNSWVNNPEELETFLSLSGYISQKENILIAGSKLLSGKKYPYSNETTPMNAETFRQKTALIAAEMVAREFKTSEWMSYDQMILQTRDSLKNPHLCKALQSRYKVGILDEFQDTDSAQYEIFARLFLEQNDKTEQRALYLIGDPKQSIYGFRGADIGTYLRAKEELKKHKAQEISLNVNYRSVPELIRAYNEIFGGKTGEQSFFPIVERNFESTPIEYSEVSAPEKNPKILLSDKHREGPIQIVRFVGKDTWKTDDAKNAWGQFIGEEILKLTRSENSFSYQILEESNEEIHFAEKKLSFREIAILVKSKAEGKLAEQSLKLRGIPCSFYKQEGIYQSPESYQISNIFECLLDPNKPSSYRKLLLGDLFQIHPDHLAAFDEHSIESYEKTTLDRWKTLAIDRKFPELFRSIEEDSRIFLTEDETDIDWERKRTNYEQIFRKLLQFQIANQADLEEILEELKLLQTESKSEQEPPLFEKETEKDAVQILTLHSSKGLEWPVVFLFHLSGNFVPEVYDYPVAGKDGERSWKLSFWDNEEEKNISKEEYSYQSLNENKRLLYVGITRPKVRLYLPFYTPTNHKKTRDSAYYKILYPRLQHILENEPDPNSFHPIAWTPISFDQTDPNIRNRTWVSEVRLTPLLHRESESSKMIRLHSYSSLKTRAKTSESEPISTLEETEYFKSDDAEGTETEDALPSSAATGSFLHALLEELDFSFFKTKTPKEVLKNQKVLSRMNFYLNYFRLSKENKKNTLSEKEIYQKRAGEILWNSLNANIPLQDKTLFSLVDLSKENRISEMDFHLNLDPAGKDPGNFLKGSIDLVFEIKNKFYIADYKSNLLEDYSPLSLQRNVENTESRYDLQRDIYAMVLYEYLKNLFGPKDVFQKIGGVYYFFLRGMKHGESSGIYSDFNWSPERMETIHKIVQELTAVHWLEDL, from the coding sequence ATGAACGTTAGACGTTCTTATGAGTTTCAATCTAGCTTTATCGAAGCGTCCGCAGGCACGGGAAAAACGTATACGATCATGGAAATCGTAAAAGATCTGATAGGCAAATACGAAATTCCTCTAACTCAAATCTTGATTTTAACATATACGGAAAAGGCGGCGGGAGAACTCAAAGAGAGACTTCGAAAAAAACTCATCGCGGCCGAGCTTACGAAAGAAGCGAGAGAACTCGACCAGGTTACGATTTCCACCATACACGGTTTTTGTAATATGATTCTGCAGGAATATCCGGTAGAAACGGAAACACCTTCCAAATGGGTCTTAACCGATTCGAAAGAAAGACTGAACTCGGCTTTGTATAGGCTTCAACACGAAGAATGGAACTCTTGGGTGAATAATCCGGAAGAGCTTGAAACGTTTCTTTCCTTATCCGGATATATATCACAAAAAGAGAATATTCTCATCGCCGGTTCCAAACTTTTGAGTGGGAAAAAATATCCGTATTCCAACGAAACGACTCCGATGAATGCAGAAACTTTCCGTCAAAAAACGGCATTGATCGCGGCAGAAATGGTTGCACGGGAATTTAAAACGTCCGAATGGATGAGTTACGACCAGATGATTTTGCAAACGAGGGACTCTTTAAAAAATCCTCACCTTTGCAAGGCTCTTCAAAGCAGATATAAAGTCGGAATTTTAGACGAGTTCCAGGATACAGATTCGGCTCAATATGAAATTTTCGCCAGACTCTTTTTGGAACAAAACGACAAAACGGAACAAAGAGCTCTTTATCTCATCGGAGATCCTAAACAATCGATTTACGGATTCAGAGGAGCTGATATCGGAACCTATCTCCGAGCGAAGGAAGAATTAAAAAAACATAAGGCTCAAGAGATTTCATTGAACGTCAATTACAGGTCCGTTCCCGAGTTGATCCGCGCTTATAACGAAATATTCGGTGGTAAAACCGGAGAACAAAGTTTTTTTCCGATCGTAGAACGAAACTTCGAATCGACTCCGATCGAATACTCGGAGGTTTCTGCTCCTGAAAAAAATCCGAAAATTTTATTAAGCGACAAACATAGGGAAGGCCCAATTCAAATCGTACGTTTTGTTGGAAAAGATACCTGGAAAACGGACGATGCAAAAAACGCTTGGGGTCAATTCATTGGAGAAGAAATCCTGAAACTTACTCGAAGTGAAAATTCGTTTTCGTATCAAATTTTAGAAGAATCCAACGAAGAGATTCATTTTGCGGAAAAAAAACTGAGCTTTAGAGAAATCGCAATTCTCGTTAAGAGTAAGGCGGAAGGAAAACTTGCGGAACAATCTTTAAAACTCAGAGGAATTCCTTGTTCGTTTTATAAACAAGAGGGTATCTATCAATCTCCCGAATCGTATCAGATTTCCAATATATTCGAATGCCTTTTAGACCCGAATAAACCCTCCTCCTATCGAAAACTTTTATTGGGTGATCTGTTTCAAATCCACCCCGATCATCTCGCCGCATTCGATGAACATTCGATAGAGTCCTACGAAAAAACTACTTTAGACCGGTGGAAAACCCTTGCGATTGATCGTAAATTTCCTGAGCTGTTCCGTTCCATAGAGGAGGACAGCAGAATATTCCTAACCGAAGACGAAACAGATATAGACTGGGAAAGGAAAAGAACGAACTACGAACAAATCTTCCGCAAATTGCTTCAGTTCCAAATCGCCAATCAGGCCGACTTGGAAGAAATATTAGAAGAATTGAAACTACTTCAGACCGAGTCCAAAAGTGAACAAGAGCCCCCCCTATTCGAAAAAGAAACCGAAAAAGACGCTGTTCAAATTCTCACTTTACACTCTTCCAAAGGTTTGGAATGGCCTGTCGTTTTTCTGTTCCATCTTTCCGGCAATTTTGTTCCAGAGGTTTACGATTATCCGGTTGCTGGAAAAGACGGAGAAAGATCCTGGAAGTTAAGTTTTTGGGACAACGAAGAAGAAAAGAATATTAGCAAAGAAGAATATTCTTATCAATCTCTGAATGAAAACAAAAGGCTTTTGTACGTCGGGATCACTCGCCCGAAAGTCAGGCTATATCTCCCCTTCTACACTCCCACGAACCACAAAAAGACAAGAGATTCTGCATATTATAAAATCCTGTATCCTAGATTACAACATATCCTGGAAAACGAACCGGATCCGAATTCGTTTCATCCAATCGCTTGGACTCCTATTTCTTTCGACCAAACAGACCCGAATATACGAAATCGAACTTGGGTCTCCGAAGTCCGTTTAACACCGCTGCTTCACCGCGAATCTGAGTCTTCCAAGATGATTCGTTTGCACAGTTATTCTTCCCTGAAAACCAGGGCTAAAACTTCGGAAAGTGAGCCTATTTCCACTTTAGAAGAAACAGAATATTTCAAATCCGATGACGCGGAAGGCACAGAAACCGAAGACGCACTTCCTTCGTCGGCCGCGACCGGCTCTTTTTTACATGCCCTTTTGGAAGAACTGGATTTTTCTTTTTTTAAGACCAAAACACCGAAGGAAGTTTTAAAGAATCAGAAAGTTCTTTCTAGAATGAATTTCTATTTAAATTACTTTAGACTCTCAAAAGAAAATAAAAAGAATACCCTTTCAGAAAAAGAAATCTATCAAAAAAGAGCCGGAGAAATCCTGTGGAATTCCTTAAATGCAAATATTCCTCTGCAGGATAAAACCCTGTTCAGCCTTGTGGATCTTAGTAAAGAAAATAGAATTTCGGAGATGGACTTTCATTTGAACTTGGATCCAGCGGGCAAAGATCCTGGTAACTTTTTAAAAGGTTCCATTGATTTGGTCTTTGAGATCAAAAATAAATTCTATATCGCAGATTACAAATCGAATCTGCTTGAAGACTACTCTCCCCTTTCGTTACAACGGAATGTGGAAAACACGGAGAGTCGATACGATCTACAAAGAGACATCTACGCGATGGTACTTTACGAATATCTAAAGAACCTATTCGGGCCGAAAGATGTTTTTCAAAAGATTGGAGGAGTATATTATTTTTTCCTAAGAGGGATGAAACACGGAGAGAGCTCCGGAATTTATTCGGACTTTAATTGGAGTCCAGAAAGAATGGAAACAATCCACAAAATCGTACAGGAACTGACCGCCGTTCACTGGTTGGAGGATCTCTGA
- a CDS encoding ABC transporter permease — translation MNFYAIKSIYIFEMSRTWRTLFQSIASPVISTSLYFVVFGSAIGSRIQEVDGVGYGSFIVPGLIMLSLLTESIANSSFGIYFPKFTGTIYEILAAPVSMIEIVIGFVGAAATKSMILGTIMLATASLFVPVKIAHPFVMVLFLLLTSISFSLFGFIIGIWAENFEKLQIIPLLIITPLVFLGGSFYSVNMLPPFWQKLTLFNPVLYLVSGFRWSFYEIADVSVGVSLTMVFVFLSICLGLVWLIFRTGYKIKK, via the coding sequence ATGAATTTTTACGCAATCAAATCTATTTACATTTTCGAAATGTCCAGAACTTGGAGAACGCTCTTTCAGAGCATCGCTTCTCCCGTCATCTCCACTTCCTTATATTTCGTAGTTTTCGGATCGGCAATCGGTTCTAGGATTCAGGAAGTCGACGGAGTAGGTTACGGATCCTTTATCGTTCCGGGCCTTATCATGTTGTCTTTATTGACGGAGAGCATTGCCAATTCTTCTTTTGGAATTTATTTTCCAAAGTTTACTGGAACAATTTATGAAATTCTCGCTGCGCCGGTCTCCATGATCGAAATTGTAATCGGTTTTGTAGGAGCCGCCGCAACAAAATCTATGATTCTCGGAACGATCATGCTCGCCACCGCTTCTCTATTTGTTCCTGTAAAAATTGCACATCCCTTTGTGATGGTACTCTTTCTACTCCTAACTTCGATCTCTTTCAGTTTGTTCGGGTTCATTATTGGGATCTGGGCCGAAAATTTCGAAAAGTTACAGATCATTCCCCTGCTTATCATCACCCCTCTCGTTTTTTTAGGCGGAAGTTTTTATTCGGTGAATATGCTTCCTCCTTTTTGGCAGAAATTGACTCTTTTTAATCCTGTACTTTATTTAGTGAGCGGATTTCGCTGGAGCTTTTACGAGATAGCAGACGTCAGTGTGGGAGTAAGCCTTACAATGGTTTTCGTGTTTCTTTCGATCTGCCTCGGTTTAGTTTGGCTGATCTTCAGAACGGGATACAAAATTAAAAAATAG